ACTAATTTCCCGGATCTGTTCCAGCCGAATTTGAGGGGGAGCTTTTCGCTTCACACCGGCTGCCGCTGCTTCCGCTGCCGAAAGTCGCTTTCCTTGGTGCAAATAAGTCGGTTCCACCCACAGTAGATCGGGATGATTGCCCTGACGCACTCGTTTTTGTATTGAGGCAATCTCTTGATGTTCGGGGAGATTAATACAGAAAAGTTGCTCAATAAAACAACGGGCGGCTAAACTACGCCCCACACCGTCAGGGCCGGCAAATAAATAAGCCGGTGCGATTCGATTCTGTGCGATTGCTTGGGTTAGCAACTCGACTGCCGGTTCTTGGCTGATGAGCTGTTCAAAAAAATCGCTCATAATTCAAAGTGGGACTTAGGAAGCTACGGGTTAAAAACTTTTAGGATTTGTTCTCAGCGATTTTCGATTCTTCCGGGGAAAAAATGTTGATTCAAAATTGTTTGAATCTGCTGGGCAACTTGTTCTTCACTGGGACTGGCATCTATTCGCACAATTCGATGGGGATGGGCTTTGGCGAGTTCTGTGTATCCTTGCTGAACTCGCCGGTGAAAATTTAGATTTGCTTGCTCAATGCGATCAACGCTTCCCCGACGCTTGGCCCTCGCTAAACCGATTTCTACATCTACATCTAACCATAAGGTTAAATCGCTCTCCAGTCCGTCTGTTGCTAGCTGATTTAGCTGTTCTATTACGGTTAGATTTAGACCCCGACCATAGCCTTGGTAAGCAATGGTGGAATCTGTGTAGCGGTCGCATAAAATAATCGCACCGGCAGCTAACTGAGGCTTGAGGAATCCCTCAACGTGTTGCGCTCGATCAGCAGCATATAAAAATAATTCTGCCCGATCTTGAATCGGTTCGCCTGGACGTGGTTCTAAAAGTAGCCGGCGCAACTGCAAACCAAGTTCTGAGCCTCCTGGTTGCCTAGTAACCAGTATAGAACGGTGTTTAAATCGGCTGTCTGCTTGCAGCCACATCTGTAATTTTCGTAACTGTGTGGTTTTCCCACACCCCTCAACCCCTTCAAAAACAATAAATCTGCCGGTCATAGTCGGAAATTAAGTTTAAGAGTGCCGGCGTTCATAGCTGTTTTGAATATACGCGGGGAGAGGGGCAGCATAGGCTCAGGATAACAAGGGTTATTAGGGAGTTGTGGGTGTGGTGATAATATCACCAGACGCTGTAACGAATGCACCTGTACCCAGGCCGGTTTCACCAACGGTTATAAAATCCTCCTCAGTCAACAGCGCTGGAGAGGGAACACTTGCCAAGATTGCCAAAAGCTTACCACCTGGGGCGTTGATGATAGTAAATGTCCTGAGAGCGTTTTCTGAGACTAAATTAAGTCCCTCCTCGAACTCAAGGTCGGCGAAAGTTAAATCATCACCTAAGCCAATAAAATCTTGGTTGTCGAAGTAGTCAGTGATGTACTCAGGGCCGGCACTGGCAGACAAAACAAATACATCTTGGCCGGCACCGCCTGTTATCGTATCTTCACCAAAGTCACCCAACAGATAGTCATTGCCATCATCGCCTAAAAGAGAGTCATTGCCGCGACCGCCGCGCAGGGTGTCGTCGCCATCTGCGCCGGTTAAGGCATCGTTGCCGCTGTTGCCGCTAGCATAGTCGTTGCCAAAATCTCCGCCGACAACATCATTGTCGTTTCCACCCTGAAGGGTGTCATCTCCTTGACCGCCCCGCAAGATGTCTACACCGTCATCGCCAAAAAGGTGATCGCTCTCGCCGTTGCCAAATAACTGGTCATCGCCGGCTTCTCCATAGATGGTGTCAAGACCCTCTTCACCTAAAACGGTGTCATTGCCCACACCACCCCATAAAGTGTCGTCACCGGCTCCTCCAAAAACTTGATCTAGGCCGGCCTCGCCGTATACCTGGTCATTGCCTAAGTCCCCATAGACAGTGTCATCGCCGACTCCTGCAAACAGGGTATCTTCATCTCCACCCCCCCAGATGATGTCGTTGCCGTCCTCGCCAAACAATAGGTCAGTGCCGGCGTTGCCAAATAACTGGTCAGTAATTTGACGGCCAAAGAGTGTATCGGCTCCCTCAAGACCCAAAACTAAATCAGTTTCCGCAGTTCCAATGATGGAGTTATCGAGCGTATCTCCAATTATGTTGGCCATATCCGACACCTTGCTCCTATAGCAACCACAGGGGCAAATTATACCCAGCCCCAGCAAACCATCCTATATCAAGATTTGGCAGATGATCTGGAAAAGCTTATTTTCTATGGGTTTTGAGTTTTGCTGGAGCCAAGATTTGGGGATTTTGGGATTAAAAATTCTGGTTTTGAGCGCAAAAAAATTTACATCACACGTTTTTTTTCTTTTGCTCGATGCTTTGAGAGGAGCGCCCATTTTTATAATGTGGAGAAGCCATGAAAAACTGGTGTCATAAATGTAAGCGAGGCAAATTTAATCATGGTTCAACCTTCCTCTGTGCCGGCATCTGTTACTCCAATCAAGTTTGGTACAGACGGCTGGCGGGGCGTGATTGCGGCAGATTTCACCTTTGAGCGTGTGGTGCGAGTTGCGCCAGTGGCCGCACAAGTCTTAGCAGACATCTATGGCGACACCACCGGCAGCCATAGCGTCATAGTTGGTTATGACCGGCGCTTTCTGGCTGAAGACTTCGCCAAGGCGGCGGCTGAGGCCATCCAAGCGGCAGGATTCGATGTATTGCTCTCGGAAGGTTATGCCCCGACTCCGGCTTTCAGTTGGGCAGCTAAGCAAAAAAATGCCCTAGGTGCAATCGTCTTAACTGCCAGCCACAATCCTGCTGCATACTTAGGATTAAAAGTCAAGGGATATTTTGGGGGTTCGGTGTCCCCAGAGGTAACAAAACAGATTGAAGCCCGGTTGGAAGGAGAAGTGCCGGCACAGAATGAGCAGCCGGTAACTGCGGGAAAACTAGAAATGTTCAATCCCTGGCCGAGTTACTGTGAGGGGCTAAGGGCAAAGGTGGATATCTCGCGGATTCAGGATGCGATTTCCCAAGGAAAACTCACGGTTTTTGCAGATGTGATGCACGGTGCGGCTGCCAGCGGGTTAAACCAGTTGTTAGAGATGCCGGTGCAAGAAATTAACAGCAACCGCGATCCCCTATTTGATGGAGGTGCGCCGGAACCACTGCCTCGCTATCTTTCCCAGTTATTTCGAGTGATGCGAACCCACCGACGAGAGGGTGGGGGAAGTGGAGAGCGTTTAGCGATTGGATTTGTGTTTGATGGCGATAGCGACCGGATCGCGGCTGTGGATGCTCAAGGCAATTTCCTTAGCTCTCAAATTTTAATCCCAATTCTGATTGATCACTTAGCGAAACGCCGGGGATGGACAGGGGAAGTTGTAAAAACGGTGAGTGGTTCCGATTTAATTCCTCGCCTTGCTGCTTTATACAATTTGCCAATCTATGAAACGCCCATCGGCTACAAGTACATTGGGGATCGGATGCTAGAGGTGCCGGTGTTAGTTGGCGGTGAGGAGTCGGGGGGAATTGGCTACGGGACACATATTCCGGAACGCGATGCCTTGCTATCAGCGCTTTACCTGCTGGAAGCAGTTGTGGAATCGAATCAAGATTTAGGCGAGATCTACCGCCGGCTACAGGAACAAACCGGCTTTACGGCTGCTTATGATCGCATTGATCTGCCTTTGGCGAGTATGGAGGTGAGATCGCGTTTGCTAGAACAACTGCAAAAGCAGCCACTGCAAGAAATAGCCGGTCAGCCGGTGGTGGATTGCAATCCAATTGATGGTTATAAGTTTCGTTTAGCGGATGATAGCTGGCTACTGATTCGCTTTAGCGGGACTGAGCCGGTTTTGCGGCTATATTGCGAAGCTGCAACGCCTGAGCAAGTGCGTCACACTTTGGCATGGGCAAAAGAGTGGGCGAATCGATTTTAACAACGAAAAACTAACCAATGACAAATCCAAAATTGCTTGTTGTCGCCACCGGCAATCCCGGTAAGTTGAAGGAAATGCAGGCGTATTTGTCTGATCTGGGTTGGGAATTACGCCTGAAACCTGATGAATTGGACGTTGAAGAAACCGGCGAGACGTTTATGGCAAATGCTTGTCTGAAGGCGTCTGAGGTGGCTAAAGCAACCGGGGAATGGGCGATTGCTGATGATTCTGGTTTATCAGTGGATGCGCTTGCCGGTGTGCCCGGAGTTTATTCGGCGCGTTATGGCAAAACGGATGCGGATCGGATTAGCCGGCTGCTAGGGGAATTGGGCGATGAAGCCAATCGACAGGCTCAATTTGTCTGCGCTATCGCTATTGCCCGTCCTGATGGAGGAATTGCCTTGCAAGTGGAGGGGATTTGCCGGGGTGAAATCCTCCACGCGCCAAGGGGTACTGGCGGATTTGGCTACGATCCGATTTTCTATGTGCCGGCGCAGCAGTTAACTTTCGCGGAAATGACGCCAGAGTTGAAGCGACAGTGCAGCCATCGGGGCAAAGCGTTTGAAGCGCTGTTACCCCAAATCCAGCAACTGATGCAGGAATGAGCAGGGACTGGGGGTTAGCACACCCCCAGCTCTCAGCTTTTAAATCGCTTCTTGGTTCTTTTCTCCTGTACGAATTCGGATAATTTGATCAACCGGCGAGATGAAAATCTTGCCGTCTCCAATTTCGCCGGTGCGGGAGGCGGCGATGATTTTGTCTACAACCATATCGACTTGGTCATCTTCCACAACGATTTCGACTTTGAGCTTCTGTAGAAACTCAACGGTGTACTCGGAACCGCGATAGCGCTCGGTTTGTCCTTTTTGACGCCCAAAGCCCCGGACTTCGGAAACAGTCATCCCAACGATGCCGGCGTTGACAAGGGCAATCTTGACTTCGTCTAGCTTAAATGGCCGAATAATGGCTTCTACCTTTCTCAAAGTTCTGGCTCCTTCGTTTTATGTGTTTACTGGCTAACTAGCACTGCATTTTACTATCACCGTCTAGTGCGAGTCTTGTGTAACCGTGAATACTTTCCATAACTTAGATATCACAATGCCGGTACTCAACCTAAGCCGGCGAGTCCTGAAAACGACGATGTCAGTAGAACCAACCTTCGCAACTGTCAACCGGCACCCCTAGCCGGTTTTGATTAAATCTCACTAAACAAGGATTTTTCTCATTTTATATAATACTTAATCCATAGAAACTTTTATTTTTTAGTGGGGTAGCTTGACATATATGTTTTTAACACATAATATATAAAAATTAAATCCAGAAAGTGAGATTCAAAAAAATTAGGGGAAATCAATCCGGTTTCGTCAAAGATAAATGGTGAAGTCTGCGGCAGTAAAGGGGAATTTTTTCTGTTCTTATCCTCTTCTGCCTCTTCTCACGTATATCTTTGGATGTGTGCTTGAGAAAACTGGTTACTGAAAAGTCTTTGGAAAGCGACTAGACAATCAGACAATGATTGGGTGCTATAACCCCTCACATAACTCACATTAGTTGATAAGTGTGAGGCAGTGCTGCGCGACTTTTTGTTTTCAACCAGGTAATTAACGAAAAAATCGCTTTTGATCAAAGGAAAATTCTATGATGACTTGGTTTAATATTGCTGCCAAAAAGTCTTCTGTGGCTCAAATGGTGTGGGAGAAAAAACCACAATCGCCACAACTGCCAACTTTTATTATGAAAGCGATTTTTACACGGGCCAATGAGGATGACAAGCCAGAGCCGGTGGAAATCGATGTAGAGCTGGAAATCTTGGATGAGGTAGATATATCTGAGCGAGATGAGGAATTAGAAAGGGAGGAGATTGAGAAAAACCCGGATGCCGGCACGGAGGCAGCACCCGACCATTTTGAGCTTCATCTTGGGTGGAATTCAAAGAGTTTGCTTGTTGGTGCCGGCTAATGGTTGATTGTCTAATGAATTTATCGGTTTGCAGTGGGTTGCCGGTTACTGCCGGCTTCTAACGCTGCCGGTGCTACCACCAACGCTAATCATTTTTTCTTTGCTGCTTCATTCAAACGTTGCCGTGCCGTACTTTTCCAGGTATCTTCCTCTGGGCTACCTCCAGAAGGATAGTCGCGGCAGTTTTTCCATTCCACAAGTGAGGCTGGCTTTTTGCCTTGAGCTTCTAGTACCTGTGCGAGTAAGCAGTGAGGAGAAGCCCAATTACCCGCTAATTTAATGGCTTTCTGCAAGTTAGTCTCTGCTTCGGCATAGCGAGTTTGCTCAAGCCTAGCCCAACCAAGGTTTTTGTACAAAGCGGCTTTCACTCTAGGGTGTTCAGCCAGCTCTAAATTAGGCAAGAGTAGATCGACGGCTTTGGCACTGTCTCGATCCAAAATTTGCAAGCGACTTAAGTTACTGATAGCAGCAGGAGCAACGTTTTTATCGTTGCTCTGCGTAGCAAGCGAGTATTGATTATTGGCACACTCAAAATCTTTTTTATCTTCGCAAATCATGCCCAAGCTGTAGTGAGCAGCCCCAGACTTAGGATTGAGTTTGAGGGCTAATTCGTAGTAAAATTTGGCACTTTGAAGTTGACCCTCACTATAGTTTGCAGTCCCAAGTGAAACAAAAAAACGATCAAGTTTAGGAACCAAAAATTGATTAACTAGAACGGGAATTTGAGGAGCGATTAGAGGAAAACTGATAAATCCTAAAGACAGCAGTGCTGCTTTTAACTTTCGGAAACCAGAATTAGGCGTGTCTGAAGCTTTAGCAATGCTTTCTAGGCGTTTAGAGATTTCCCAGGTATTTTCTGGCCGGCTCTTAGGTTCCGGTTCCATCAGCTCATCAATTAAATCTGCTAAACCTTTTGAAAGCGGCGTCCAAGGTTTTAAACCCTTGGCGCTTTCTCGCCAATTCAGAGTTTCTGGATCAGAGTCGGTACTAAAATCTTGTGGAGGAATGCCGGTGAGTAAATGGACAAAAGTGCGCCCCAAAGCATAGAAATCTGAGCGTGGCCCTGATTGGCCAATTACTTGCTCTGGTGCTGCGTATCCCGTTGTCCCAACTCTCGTCCCACCGTCATTCCCGACTTTAACCGTGCCAAAGTCTATCAAAGCCAGCCGGCCATTTGGTTTGCGAATGATATTAGAGGGTTTAATATCTCGATGCAAAAGGTTTTGTTCGTGTACCCGATCCAAAATTTCTGTGAGCTGTTGCAGCCAATCCAGCGCTTCTTTTTTGGTAATTGGGCCGTTACCTTCTAACCAATCTGCTAAGTTGTCTCCCTCTATTTTCTCCATAACTAAGCAAGGCAACGACTTGCCGGTGTTAGGAGAAAATGTGAAATAATCATCCGGTTCAACTCTGGGAATTCCTCGATGCCTTAAAAACATCAAAGCGCGTGCTTCTTCCTTAAACAGGCGCGTGAGTTCCGGGTTGTTGAACTTCAAAACTTTCAGAACCTTTAA
This genomic window from Microcoleus sp. FACHB-68 contains:
- the tmk gene encoding dTMP kinase, which produces MTGRFIVFEGVEGCGKTTQLRKLQMWLQADSRFKHRSILVTRQPGGSELGLQLRRLLLEPRPGEPIQDRAELFLYAADRAQHVEGFLKPQLAAGAIILCDRYTDSTIAYQGYGRGLNLTVIEQLNQLATDGLESDLTLWLDVDVEIGLARAKRRGSVDRIEQANLNFHRRVQQGYTELAKAHPHRIVRIDASPSEEQVAQQIQTILNQHFFPGRIENR
- a CDS encoding calcium-binding protein, yielding MANIIGDTLDNSIIGTAETDLVLGLEGADTLFGRQITDQLFGNAGTDLLFGEDGNDIIWGGGDEDTLFAGVGDDTVYGDLGNDQVYGEAGLDQVFGGAGDDTLWGGVGNDTVLGEEGLDTIYGEAGDDQLFGNGESDHLFGDDGVDILRGGQGDDTLQGGNDNDVVGGDFGNDYASGNSGNDALTGADGDDTLRGGRGNDSLLGDDGNDYLLGDFGEDTITGGAGQDVFVLSASAGPEYITDYFDNQDFIGLGDDLTFADLEFEEGLNLVSENALRTFTIINAPGGKLLAILASVPSPALLTEEDFITVGETGLGTGAFVTASGDIITTPTTP
- a CDS encoding phosphoglucomutase/phosphomannomutase family protein codes for the protein MVQPSSVPASVTPIKFGTDGWRGVIAADFTFERVVRVAPVAAQVLADIYGDTTGSHSVIVGYDRRFLAEDFAKAAAEAIQAAGFDVLLSEGYAPTPAFSWAAKQKNALGAIVLTASHNPAAYLGLKVKGYFGGSVSPEVTKQIEARLEGEVPAQNEQPVTAGKLEMFNPWPSYCEGLRAKVDISRIQDAISQGKLTVFADVMHGAAASGLNQLLEMPVQEINSNRDPLFDGGAPEPLPRYLSQLFRVMRTHRREGGGSGERLAIGFVFDGDSDRIAAVDAQGNFLSSQILIPILIDHLAKRRGWTGEVVKTVSGSDLIPRLAALYNLPIYETPIGYKYIGDRMLEVPVLVGGEESGGIGYGTHIPERDALLSALYLLEAVVESNQDLGEIYRRLQEQTGFTAAYDRIDLPLASMEVRSRLLEQLQKQPLQEIAGQPVVDCNPIDGYKFRLADDSWLLIRFSGTEPVLRLYCEAATPEQVRHTLAWAKEWANRF
- the rdgB gene encoding RdgB/HAM1 family non-canonical purine NTP pyrophosphatase — its product is MTNPKLLVVATGNPGKLKEMQAYLSDLGWELRLKPDELDVEETGETFMANACLKASEVAKATGEWAIADDSGLSVDALAGVPGVYSARYGKTDADRISRLLGELGDEANRQAQFVCAIAIARPDGGIALQVEGICRGEILHAPRGTGGFGYDPIFYVPAQQLTFAEMTPELKRQCSHRGKAFEALLPQIQQLMQE
- a CDS encoding P-II family nitrogen regulator → MRKVEAIIRPFKLDEVKIALVNAGIVGMTVSEVRGFGRQKGQTERYRGSEYTVEFLQKLKVEIVVEDDQVDMVVDKIIAASRTGEIGDGKIFISPVDQIIRIRTGEKNQEAI
- a CDS encoding 4-Cys prefix domain-containing protein; translation: MIYCINPRCPNRENPDNLETCQTCGSSLLINDRYRVVKPLRELNPAYPTDIYEVKDLGGVDDWGTLKVLKVLKFNNPELTRLFKEEARALMFLRHRGIPRVEPDDYFTFSPNTGKSLPCLVMEKIEGDNLADWLEGNGPITKKEALDWLQQLTEILDRVHEQNLLHRDIKPSNIIRKPNGRLALIDFGTVKVGNDGGTRVGTTGYAAPEQVIGQSGPRSDFYALGRTFVHLLTGIPPQDFSTDSDPETLNWRESAKGLKPWTPLSKGLADLIDELMEPEPKSRPENTWEISKRLESIAKASDTPNSGFRKLKAALLSLGFISFPLIAPQIPVLVNQFLVPKLDRFFVSLGTANYSEGQLQSAKFYYELALKLNPKSGAAHYSLGMICEDKKDFECANNQYSLATQSNDKNVAPAAISNLSRLQILDRDSAKAVDLLLPNLELAEHPRVKAALYKNLGWARLEQTRYAEAETNLQKAIKLAGNWASPHCLLAQVLEAQGKKPASLVEWKNCRDYPSGGSPEEDTWKSTARQRLNEAAKKK